The region TTGGACAGGCGCATGGAACATGCCGAAGTAAGCTGGCTGTGCTTTGGGCCCACAGTGGAAATGGTCTGTATCTTCTCGATCTTCGGCTGTCGTTCTCCTGTTTCATAGGTGAACACATCGATCACATTCTTTAACTCGGAAACAAGGTAGAAAAACCTTCCGTCGGAACTGAAACGGAAGCATTTGGGAGCGGATTCCAGATCACAGTGCAGGGCATCCACCAGGATCATTTCCTCGTCCTTTTCATTAAAACGATAGATTTTGATCTGGTCAATTCCTAAATCCGCCACCATAATAAACTTCCCGTCAGGGGTTCTCCTGGAACAGCTGACATGAGGGCGGAAGTTTCTCTCCGCCACGCTGCCAAGGCCCTTGTGGAACACTCCTGTCACGATTTCCCCAACGGAGCCATCCTGATTCAGACGCAGCACCGTGGATTTGCCATCGTGGTATCCTGATACAAAGATATACTTATCTTCCGCATCCGTAGAAAGATGACAGCCTCTCATTCCTTTTATATTGGCTGAGTTAAGTCTTGTGATCGCCCCATTCTCATGAATGCGGAAGGACACGACTCCTTCATCTGCAATGGAGTACAGCGTCTTCCCGTCATTGGCTGCAATTACATAGGAGGAATTATCAACCTCCACCTCACATCTTGGGATAAAACGGCCCTTCTCCACATCCACATCGTATACGGTGATCCCCTTTGCCTGTCCATTGTAGGAATAAGAACCTACATAAGCCATATACTTGCCTTTCATCAAACATTTCCTCCTGATATCTTCCTTGGCATTATTTCAAAAACAGACGTTTCCTGCTTAAGAAAACCAGCCGTTCGACGAGCCGTCAGGCGAATCGAACTTCCTTGCATAACGTAAAACTATCATATCATAAAATTCCCCGTTTGTTAAGGAAAAACTTCCTTAAAAACTATTGACATACAATGAAAAAACAGTATAATGTATCTTGCTGCCTGTTTATCATTACTAAACTTTTTAGTTATATTTATCATCAGTTAGTATAGGTAAACTTTCAGATTATTAAAAACAAAAAGGAGGAGCATATGGATATCGGTGCAAAACTAAAAGAGCTTCGGGTCTTAAAGGGACTTACCCAGGAAGAGCTGGCTGACCGCGCAGAGCTGTCAAAGGGGTTTATCTCCCAGCTGGAAAGGGACTTGACCTCCCCCTCCATTGCTACCCTTTTGGATATATTGCAATGTCTTGGAACCTCAGTGGGCGAGTTCTTCAATGAAAGCCCGGAGGAACAGATCGTATTCGGAAAATCCGATTATTTTGAAAAGCATGATGCAGAGCTTAAGAATGCAATCAAATGGATCATTCCCAATGCACAGAAAAACATGATGGAGCCGATCCTTCTCACCCTGGAGGCCGGCGGAGAGACCTATCCGGATAATCCCCATGAAGGTGAGGAATTCGGCTATGTGCTACAGGGTAATATTTCCATTCATATTGGGAACAAAACATACAAAGCAAAAAAAGGGGAGTCCTTTTACTTTGTATCTGACAAAAAACATTACTTAAGCAGCAAGGCCGGCGCTGCCCTTATCTGGGTCAGTTCCCCGCCGAGCTTTTAACAGGAGGATAAAGGGTTATGGGTCAGCCATTAATTGATTTGCGGAATATTACAAAAAGCTTTGACGGTACCATGGTACTGGATGATTTAAACCTCTCCGTAAAGGAGAACGCATTTGTTACCCTGTTAGGACCCAGCGGATGCGGCAAAACCACAACCCTTCGGATTATCGGAGGCTTTGAAGGCCCTGATCAGGGAAAGGTGATTTTTGACGGGCAGGATATTACCAATCTTCCCCCCAACAAGCGGCAGCTTAACACGGTATTCCAGAAATATGCTTTGTTTAACCACATGTCCATTGCTGATAACATTGCATTCGGACTAAAAATTAAAAATAAGCCAAAAGCTTATATACAGGATAAGATCAAATATGCCTTAAAACTGGTAAATTTAGACGGCTATGAAAACCGCTCCGTAAGCTCCTTAAGCGGCGGCCAGCAGCAGCGGATCGCCATTGCCAGGGCAATCGTAAACGAGCCAAGGGTTCTTCTCCTTGACGAGCCTTTGGGAGCCTTGGACTTAAAGCTCCGCCAGGATATGCAGTATGAGCTGATCCGCCTGAAAAATGAACTGGGCATCACCTTCATCTACGTAACACATGACCAGGAGGAAGCCTTGACAATGTCCGATACCATCGTGGTTATGAATCAGGGGTATATCCAGCAGATGGGTTCTCCGGAAAGCATCTACAATGAACCGGAAAATGCCTTTGTGGCTGACTTTATCGGAGAAAGCAACATTGTGCCCGGAGTTATGGTACGGGATGAGCTGGTGGAAATCTTTAACGCCAAATTTGTCTGTGTGGATAAGGGGTTTGGAATCAATACCCCGGTGGACGTGGTCATACGCCCGGAGGACATCGACCTGGTGGCTCCTGAAGAAGGCACGCTGACCGGGGTTGTAACCCATCTGATCTTTAAAGGCGTACACTATGAAATGGAAGTGACCTCGCCTGACGGCTTTGAATGGCTGGTGCACAGCACGGATCTGTTCCCGGTGGGACAAAAAGTGGGCATCCATGTGGACCCATTTGATATCCAGATCATGAACAAACCTGCTTCTGAGGATGAGGAGGCTGTGGGGATCAATGAGTAAAAAATTATTATCCGGCCCATATATTTTGTGGATGATCGGCTTCATCCTGATCCCCCTGGCGCTGATTGTGTTTTACGGGCTCACAGACCGGTCAGGGGCCTTTACCCTGGCAAATATCCTGTCCGTAACAACATCGGAACATGCAAAGGCCCTTTGGCTTTCCATGGGACTCTCCCTGATCAGCACCATCCTCTGCCTGATCCTAGCCTATCCGCTGGCCATGGTGCTTCGATCCAGGGGCATGGGACAGGGCAGCTTTATTGTTTTTATTTTCATCCTTCCCATGTGGATGAATTTTCTTCTCCGGACCCTGGCATGGCAGACTTTGCTGGAAAAGAACGGCGTCATAAACGGCCTGCTGAACGCCCTCCATTTACCCGGCCAGAATCTGATCAATACACCGGGAGCCATTATCCTTGGCATGGTTTACAACTTTTTGCCGTTTATGGTCCTTCCGATTTATAATGTACTGATGAAAATTGATGACAATGTGATAAACGCCGCCAGGGACTTAGGGGCCAACACGGCCCAGGTCCTGTTCCGTATCCTGCTTCCTTTAAGCATTCCAGGCATTGTTAGCGGAATTACCATGGTTTTTGTTCCGGCTCTTACCACCTTTGTCATCTCAAACCTTTTGGGAGGAAGCAAAATCCTTTTGATCGGCAATGTCATTGAACAGGAGTTTACCAAGGGAAGCAACTGGAATTTAGGCTCCGGCCTATCCCTTGTTCTCATGGTTTTCATTCTGATCAGCATGGCGCTGATAGCCAAATACGATAAGAACGGGGAGGGAACGGCATTCTGATGAACAAAAAGAGCTCTATCAAACGCTTGATCCAGGATTTTTATCTGGTGATCATTATGGTATTTTTATACGCCCCCATTGCCACTATGACGGTGCTGTCCTTTAACAGTTCCAAATCCCGTACCCAGTGGGGCGGCTTTACCACCAGATGGTATGGGGAGCTGTTTTCCAGCAGTACCATTATGGCAGCCCTTTATAATACCCTGCTGATTGCATTCCTGTCATCTCTTATTGCGGTCATCATCGGCACAGCGGCGGCCATTGCCATTAACAGCATGAACCGGATCCCACGGTCCCTTCTCATGGGTGTTACCAACATCCCCATGCTGAACGCGGATATTGTTACCGGAATCTCCCTTATGCTGGCGTTTATTGCCTTTCGTATTTCCCTGGGCTTTCAGACCATACTGATTTCCCATATAACCTTTAATATTCCTTATGTCATTTTAAGCGTCATGCCTAAGCTGAAGCAGACAGATAAAAGCACCTACGAAGCCGCCATGGATCTAGGCGCCACATCGGTCACCGCATTTTTTAAGGTGGTATTCCCGGATATCCTGCCCGGCGTGCTTTCCGGCTTTCTCCTGGCGTTTACCATGTCTCTGGATGATTTTATCATCACCCACTTTACCAGGGGTGCCGGCATTAATACCCTGTCCACCTTAATTTACAGCGAAGTGCGCCGGGGGATCAAGCCCTCCATGTACGCTTTATCAAACATCATCTTTCTAACAGTGCTGGTGCTGCTTCTTATCACCAACTTTGCACCAAAGCGTAAAAAACAATAGGAGAACACTCACATGAAAAAAACTATATTTAAGATCATGGCGGTCAGCGCCCTTCCGCTCCTTTCCATCTTCCTTTTCAGCGGCTGCGGAAAATCCGCTCCCAAGACAGGAAGTGCCGGGGAAGTTTATGTATACAACTGGGGCGAATACATAGACGAATCCGTCATTGAGGAATTTGAAAAAGAGACAGGAATCAAGGTCGTTTATGACATGTTTGAAACCAATGAAGAGATGTATCCCGTCATTGAAGCAGGAGGCGTAAAGTATGACGCCGTATGCCCCTCTGATTATATGATCCAGAAAATGATCGAAAACAACCTTCTGGCAGAAATCAACTTTGACAATGTTCCCAATTTAAAAGAGATCGAACCAAGATACCAGGAAATGTCAAAAAGCTTTGACCCGGAAAACAAATATTCCGTTCCTTACTGCTGGGGAACCGTGGGGATTCTTTATAACACCAGCATGGTGGACCCTAAGGACGCTCCCACCAAATGGTCCGATCTATGGGATGAAAAGTTTAAGAATAATATTCTCATGCAGGACAGCGTCCGCGATGCCTTTATGGTGGCATTAAAATCCCTTGGCTATTCCGCCAACACCACCAATGAGGCAGAGATTCAGGAAGCAAAGGAGCTTCTGATCAAGCAGAAGCCTCTGGTTCAGGCCTATGTCATTGATCAGGTCCGGGATAAAATGATCGGCGGAGAAGCCGCAGTGGGCGTAATCTATTCCGGAGAGATGCTTTACATCCAGAATGAGGTAAAGGATCTTGGCCTTGACTATTCCCTGGAATATGTGATCCCCCAGGAGGGTACCAATCTCTGGCTGGATTCCTGGGTCATTCCTGCCAATGCACCCAACAAGGAAAATGCAGAAAAATGGATTAATTTCCTCTGCCGTCCTGACATTGCCAAAAAGAATTTTGAATACATTACCTATCCAACCCCAAATAAGGGAGCCTTTGATCTGCTGGATCCGGAATTGCAGAATAACAAGGCCGTTTTCCCGGATTCAGATACGTTAAAGAACAGCGAAGTGTATAAGTACCTGGGGGATGAAGTGGATTCCCTTTACAACGAGGCCTGGAAAGAAGTAAAATCCAATTAACCGTCAGAATATAAATTGGATAAAAAAGAGCGGAAAATTCCGCTCTTTTTTATGAAATCTTAGCTTGATTTTAACCGGAATCTTATTCCATAAAAAAGGGAAGGGAAGTCCTTTTACGGCTTCCCTTCCCTTTTTATGACGGCCTTGTTCTGAGACGCAGCCATATTAAAAATTAGTAATCAAAACCTCCACCGTGACCGCATCCCGTTCTTTAAACTGATAGCTGCAGTTAGAATAGGTGTTATTGATATAATGAACCTGGTGCTTCTTGCTCCACTCAATCAATAGATCATTGGACAACCCCTTATGATAAAGGACATTGGACAGGGCAAACCGGGTCCCCTGTTCATGAAGCCGGTCCAAAAGCCCCAGTAGGGCTTTTTCCTCTTCTTCCTTCCAGTCCTTAAATCCCCGGTTCCCATCGTTGTAATTTCCTGTGGAAATCAGGTAAGGCGGATCACAGTAAACCAGGTCTTCCCGTCCCAGTCCCCCATAGTCCAGCTCCATAAAATCCAGGTTGGAAAACTCAATGTTCTTTTCTTGAAGGGCCTGGCAGAACTCCATAAGATTTTTTTCAATGCTGCCGTTAAAGGAGCTTCTGTTCCTCCCAAAGGGGGAATTGAACTCATGGCTGTTGTTAAAACGGATCTGGTGGTTAAAAGCATAACAGGCCAGCACAAACAGCTCTGTCAGATCCTTTGATTGGTTATAATCTGAACGGAGGGCGTAATAGCCCTCCTGGTTTTGCTGGGACAGACCATACTTTAAGATCAGGTCCTGGATCCTTTTCAGAATCTGGTTCCTGTCTGTGGTACGGAACATCTGGTACAGCTCAATCAGATCGTTGATCTGATCATTGCACAGGATCCTTTCGGCTGTTACATTGATCCCTACGTTGAATCCGCCTGCAAAGACATCCACAAAGGTGCGGATATCGCTGGGAAAGGCCTTAAAAATAGGCTCCAGGATCTTATACTTCCCCCCTGTATAGTTTAAAGGACTTTTTATGTACATGGCGGCACCTGCTTTTCCATGTAGAACAGCAGCTCTCTAAGCCGTTCTGTTTCCTTTACCTTCCGGCTCTTGTATCTTCTGTAGGGAATCTCATAGATCCGGAAGGTCTCCGGCTTTCCATACGTTTTCATGGCTTCCTCAATCTCGCCCACCGTCATAAGCCCATCCGTGCTGTAACTTAATATGATATGCGGAAACCGGGCATTCTTAAGAAGTTCTTCAAAGGCCGGAACCGCTTTATTTTTCATGCAGAACTCTGATTTCTGCCCTTCGTCCGGACGCTGCCCTGTAACTCCCCGAACCTGGGGGTAGTCATATCTGGCGGCAGTTTCAAGGACGTGATAATTGGAAAGATACTGGCGGGCATTGTAAGGAGGATCAATATAGAGGATGTCCCCCTGGATCCGTGTTAAAAGATCCCCTCCGTTTTCATTATAACAGCGGTTCTTCTTTCCATTGTGAGTAACAGGAAGGCGGTACAGCTCATACTGTTTGTAGCTGCGCCTCTCCCAGGACTTATGGAATGCGCCGTAGGTTCCGGAAGTATTGGAAACAAAAGGGATACCCTCCACAATACATGCTACCAGATAATAATATTCATCCTCACTTAAAAACCCGGCCGCCTTCCAGTCCTCCACGGTGCACCTGGCATAATCGATGCGCAGGGCATTCTCATCATTTAAATACATGCGGCCGCCCTGGGGCGCATAGGTATTCTGGAAAAAGCGGCGCTCCGCCGGAAGTTCTTCTAAATCCTTTTTTTCTCTGCCGTTAAAAAAATCCACCGGATCCTTGATCCCGGCAGCTTCCTGCAAATGGGCAAACTCCGGCATTCCGTCATTCTCTACGGTAGCCCTTTGCAGCACATAGGAAAAGTACAGCAGGTCATTGGAACTGACCTGGTACCACTGTTTAAAATATCTGGCAACCGCAGCGGTTCCAGAAAATATATCACAAAAGCTTTCCGCTCCCGGCGCCTTTTCATCAATCACTTGCCTGATCTGGTCCAGCAGCAATGTCTTGCTCCCAATAAATCTCATTCTTTTCTTGCTCCCATTTCATTTAGCCTGCCTACCATTATAATGTAAAATCAAAAAAAATACAAGAAAAGTTGAGCTTCCTAAATCCCTTCACCGTCTGTTACGTTGTTTTTCTGTTTCCGCCGTCTTTTAAAGCGGTACATCCTTTCGTCTGCCAGGTTTAATGCTGCCTCCGGTGACAGGCCCATCCCCTTGGTAATAAAAACAACTCCGTAGCTGATGGACATTGGGTAGTCCTTCCCGCCGGCAAGCAGCTTCTTATCCACAAGGTCCATCTTCTCTTCCGCCGCCTGTTCCCCGCAGTCCCGGAACAAAACCACAAATTCATCACCGCCGATCCGGCAGGTAAAATCAGTATCCCGGGCGGATTCCTTCAGGACTTCTGAAACATACTTAATATATTCATCTCCGTATAAATGACCAAACCGGTCGTTGATGGTCTTCAGCCCATCCATATCGATCATACAAAGGGAAAAGGAAATGCCTTTCTGGATATGGGAATCAATGGCCCGCATACCGCTTCGCCGGTTATCCAGACCGGTCAGCTCGTCCTTATAGGCCATAACCTCTAAGAATGCTTCATTTTCTCTCTGATAGGTAATATCGGTCATAAGATGGACTGCCGCTTTTTTCTCTCCCCAAAGAAGGGAAAAAGACTTAACCTGAAAGGTTTTATTGCGGGAACACTTAAATTCATACCTCAATTCCTGTTCCAGTCTGGTATGGGACTTTAATCGTGCCATTAAGGGGCAATCAC is a window of [Clostridium] saccharolyticum WM1 DNA encoding:
- a CDS encoding ABC transporter ATP-binding protein → MGQPLIDLRNITKSFDGTMVLDDLNLSVKENAFVTLLGPSGCGKTTTLRIIGGFEGPDQGKVIFDGQDITNLPPNKRQLNTVFQKYALFNHMSIADNIAFGLKIKNKPKAYIQDKIKYALKLVNLDGYENRSVSSLSGGQQQRIAIARAIVNEPRVLLLDEPLGALDLKLRQDMQYELIRLKNELGITFIYVTHDQEEALTMSDTIVVMNQGYIQQMGSPESIYNEPENAFVADFIGESNIVPGVMVRDELVEIFNAKFVCVDKGFGINTPVDVVIRPEDIDLVAPEEGTLTGVVTHLIFKGVHYEMEVTSPDGFEWLVHSTDLFPVGQKVGIHVDPFDIQIMNKPASEDEEAVGINE
- a CDS encoding lactonase family protein, which gives rise to MKGKYMAYVGSYSYNGQAKGITVYDVDVEKGRFIPRCEVEVDNSSYVIAANDGKTLYSIADEGVVSFRIHENGAITRLNSANIKGMRGCHLSTDAEDKYIFVSGYHDGKSTVLRLNQDGSVGEIVTGVFHKGLGSVAERNFRPHVSCSRRTPDGKFIMVADLGIDQIKIYRFNEKDEEMILVDALHCDLESAPKCFRFSSDGRFFYLVSELKNVIDVFTYETGERQPKIEKIQTISTVGPKHSQLTSACSMRLSNDEGYLYCGNAGDNSVSVYVRDKDTGLLEAICCLPISGGYPKDICIFPDDKHIASINHDTGSITFFTIDYVKGLLVMNGKEIRVNEPNSCVIVKVGK
- a CDS encoding sensor domain-containing diguanylate cyclase, yielding MTEKDASVLLEQIRNIILNKPVYGELEEKSQVYSDLEQTVSYLSHCLMESNEFLKNLAAGNLNVPLPVRQNFQAGELKQLHAALKHLTWQTDQVIRGDYKQRVNFMGDFSQAFNEMVNQLEIRESELKEQAEKIKRFNTLLISIMDSLKEWVVVIEEESGRILYTNESARKQFYDPGPVQFACGGSDCPLMARLKSHTRLEQELRYEFKCSRNKTFQVKSFSLLWGEKKAAVHLMTDITYQRENEAFLEVMAYKDELTGLDNRRSGMRAIDSHIQKGISFSLCMIDMDGLKTINDRFGHLYGDEYIKYVSEVLKESARDTDFTCRIGGDEFVVLFRDCGEQAAEEKMDLVDKKLLAGGKDYPMSISYGVVFITKGMGLSPEAALNLADERMYRFKRRRKQKNNVTDGEGI
- a CDS encoding ABC transporter permease gives rise to the protein MNKKSSIKRLIQDFYLVIIMVFLYAPIATMTVLSFNSSKSRTQWGGFTTRWYGELFSSSTIMAALYNTLLIAFLSSLIAVIIGTAAAIAINSMNRIPRSLLMGVTNIPMLNADIVTGISLMLAFIAFRISLGFQTILISHITFNIPYVILSVMPKLKQTDKSTYEAAMDLGATSVTAFFKVVFPDILPGVLSGFLLAFTMSLDDFIITHFTRGAGINTLSTLIYSEVRRGIKPSMYALSNIIFLTVLVLLLITNFAPKRKKQ
- a CDS encoding helix-turn-helix domain-containing protein, which encodes MDIGAKLKELRVLKGLTQEELADRAELSKGFISQLERDLTSPSIATLLDILQCLGTSVGEFFNESPEEQIVFGKSDYFEKHDAELKNAIKWIIPNAQKNMMEPILLTLEAGGETYPDNPHEGEEFGYVLQGNISIHIGNKTYKAKKGESFYFVSDKKHYLSSKAGAALIWVSSPPSF
- a CDS encoding DNA adenine methylase; its protein translation is MRFIGSKTLLLDQIRQVIDEKAPGAESFCDIFSGTAAVARYFKQWYQVSSNDLLYFSYVLQRATVENDGMPEFAHLQEAAGIKDPVDFFNGREKKDLEELPAERRFFQNTYAPQGGRMYLNDENALRIDYARCTVEDWKAAGFLSEDEYYYLVACIVEGIPFVSNTSGTYGAFHKSWERRSYKQYELYRLPVTHNGKKNRCYNENGGDLLTRIQGDILYIDPPYNARQYLSNYHVLETAARYDYPQVRGVTGQRPDEGQKSEFCMKNKAVPAFEELLKNARFPHIILSYSTDGLMTVGEIEEAMKTYGKPETFRIYEIPYRRYKSRKVKETERLRELLFYMEKQVPPCT
- a CDS encoding ABC transporter substrate-binding protein, producing MKKTIFKIMAVSALPLLSIFLFSGCGKSAPKTGSAGEVYVYNWGEYIDESVIEEFEKETGIKVVYDMFETNEEMYPVIEAGGVKYDAVCPSDYMIQKMIENNLLAEINFDNVPNLKEIEPRYQEMSKSFDPENKYSVPYCWGTVGILYNTSMVDPKDAPTKWSDLWDEKFKNNILMQDSVRDAFMVALKSLGYSANTTNEAEIQEAKELLIKQKPLVQAYVIDQVRDKMIGGEAAVGVIYSGEMLYIQNEVKDLGLDYSLEYVIPQEGTNLWLDSWVIPANAPNKENAEKWINFLCRPDIAKKNFEYITYPTPNKGAFDLLDPELQNNKAVFPDSDTLKNSEVYKYLGDEVDSLYNEAWKEVKSN
- a CDS encoding DNA adenine methylase; protein product: MYIKSPLNYTGGKYKILEPIFKAFPSDIRTFVDVFAGGFNVGINVTAERILCNDQINDLIELYQMFRTTDRNQILKRIQDLILKYGLSQQNQEGYYALRSDYNQSKDLTELFVLACYAFNHQIRFNNSHEFNSPFGRNRSSFNGSIEKNLMEFCQALQEKNIEFSNLDFMELDYGGLGREDLVYCDPPYLISTGNYNDGNRGFKDWKEEEEKALLGLLDRLHEQGTRFALSNVLYHKGLSNDLLIEWSKKHQVHYINNTYSNCSYQFKERDAVTVEVLITNF
- a CDS encoding ABC transporter permease; amino-acid sequence: MSKKLLSGPYILWMIGFILIPLALIVFYGLTDRSGAFTLANILSVTTSEHAKALWLSMGLSLISTILCLILAYPLAMVLRSRGMGQGSFIVFIFILPMWMNFLLRTLAWQTLLEKNGVINGLLNALHLPGQNLINTPGAIILGMVYNFLPFMVLPIYNVLMKIDDNVINAARDLGANTAQVLFRILLPLSIPGIVSGITMVFVPALTTFVISNLLGGSKILLIGNVIEQEFTKGSNWNLGSGLSLVLMVFILISMALIAKYDKNGEGTAF